The sequence GAGGTGTCATTGGCAGAACATTATCCTCCTCGAGGATGGCGCACTCCAGCAGGAATGGGCCATCGGTAGTAAGCATCTTCTTTACAAGGCCGGGCAGATCCTTACGATCGACTGCTGCCGCATAGTTAATACCATAACCTTTGGCAATGAGCTCGTAGTTAGGGTTCATCATCTTGGTGAACGATTTACGGCGCATCCAGAACATATCCTGCCACTGGCGTACGTTACCCAGGTAGTGATTGTTCATCACAATCATCTTTACAGGCTTCTGCTGCTCCATGATGGTGCCCAGTTCCTGAATACACATCTGGAATCCGCCATCGCCCATAAAGCAGCATACCGTACGGTTAGGGTCGGCAAACGTAGCACCGATGGCTGCGGGCAGACCGTAGCCCATAGTTCCTAAACCACCGCTGGTACACAAACTGCGCTTGTGGTGATACTTAAAGTAACGGGTTGCAAACAGCTGGTTCTGACCAACATCCGTAACAAGAATGGTATCGTCTGGAGACATCTCGGCTACCACGTTTACTACCTCGCCCATCTTCAGCGGACCTTCGGTTGGATGGATGGCGGGCTCGATGACCTTTTCGCGCTCCATAGCGTCTAACTCCTTAAACGAGTCGCGCCACTTCTGATGGTCGTTGGCCTCAATCAGCGCTGTGATAGCAGGTAACGATTCCTTACAATCAGCTACTACAGCTACGTCGGTCTTTACGTTCTTATCTATCTCGCTACGATCGATATCCAAGTGAATAATCTTGGCCTGTTTGGCGTAGGTTTTCAAATTACCAGTTACGCGATCGCTGAAACGCATACCGATAGCAATCAGCACATCGCACTCCTGCTCCTTCAGGTTCACGGCATAGTTACCGTGCATACCCAGCATACCCACATTGAGTGGATGATTTGATGGCAATGCCGAGAGGCCTAACATGGTACGACCAGCAGGGATATCAGCCTTTTCGAGGAATGCCTGTAGCTCTTTCTGTGCATTACCCAGCTCTACACCCTGACCAACAAGAGCCAAAGGTTTCTTGGCATTATTAATCAGTTCGGCAGCCTTGCGTACAGCCTCGTTATCCAGCTTTGGATAAGGTACATACGAACGAATGAAGTCGCACTTCATGGGCTCCCAGTCGATCTCCTCTACCTGTGCGTTCTTGGTAAAATCGAGTACCACAGGACCAGGACGACCCGTACGGGCAATATAGAAAGCACGACTTACAGCCCAGGCAACATCTTCGGCATGACGAATCTGGTAGCTCCACTTTGAGATAGGCTGCGATACGCCAACCAAATCTACCTCCTGGAAGAAGTCAGTACCCAGAGCGCCTGTTGGCACCTGACCGGCAATCACCACAATAGGTGTAGAGTCCATCATGGCATCGGCAATACCTGTTAACGTATTGGTGACACCAGGGCCGCTGGTTACCAAAACTACACCTACCTCGCCACTAACGCGGGCATAGCCCTCAGCGGCATGGGTTGCACCTTGTTCGTGGCGCACCAATATATGGTCGAAACATTTCTTTTCGCCTCGTGTATAATCAAAGAGCGCATCGTAGGTAGGCATGATCGAACCGCCGGGATAACCAAAAATGGTTTTTACACCCTCGGCCTTCAACGCCCTCATCAGCGCCTTTGCACCTGTTATTCTATCCTTCATAATTCATTGTACATTGATCATTGACCATTTAGTCGATTATTCTAACACCGCCTTTATCGGCACTCGATACGCTCTGGGCGTAGGCGCGCAATGCCTTGCTAACCACGCGGTTACGCTTAAGTGGCTGCTGTGGGCGTGCAGCCAGCTCGTCGTCGCTCAGTTTTACGCTGATAGA is a genomic window of Xylanibacter ruminicola 23 containing:
- the ilvB gene encoding biosynthetic-type acetolactate synthase large subunit; its protein translation is MMKDRITGAKALMRALKAEGVKTIFGYPGGSIMPTYDALFDYTRGEKKCFDHILVRHEQGATHAAEGYARVSGEVGVVLVTSGPGVTNTLTGIADAMMDSTPIVVIAGQVPTGALGTDFFQEVDLVGVSQPISKWSYQIRHAEDVAWAVSRAFYIARTGRPGPVVLDFTKNAQVEEIDWEPMKCDFIRSYVPYPKLDNEAVRKAAELINNAKKPLALVGQGVELGNAQKELQAFLEKADIPAGRTMLGLSALPSNHPLNVGMLGMHGNYAVNLKEQECDVLIAIGMRFSDRVTGNLKTYAKQAKIIHLDIDRSEIDKNVKTDVAVVADCKESLPAITALIEANDHQKWRDSFKELDAMEREKVIEPAIHPTEGPLKMGEVVNVVAEMSPDDTILVTDVGQNQLFATRYFKYHHKRSLCTSGGLGTMGYGLPAAIGATFADPNRTVCCFMGDGGFQMCIQELGTIMEQQKPVKMIVMNNHYLGNVRQWQDMFWMRRKSFTKMMNPNYELIAKGYGINYAAAVDRKDLPGLVKKMLTTDGPFLLECAILEEDNVLPMTPPGMDVDKMQLEI